A genomic region of Syntrophorhabdaceae bacterium contains the following coding sequences:
- a CDS encoding deoxyguanosinetriphosphate triphosphohydrolase, whose translation ECDIRPAFQHDRDRITHSKSFRRLKHKTQVFLSPAGDHYRTRLTHTLEVAQIGRTIAKALDLNEDLVEAISLGHDLGHTPFGHAGEEVLNGIHEGGFRHYEQSLRVADILERDGKGLNLTHEVRDGIVRHSKGKGEIVIRDEAEKPLTREAEVVRVADVIAYLNHDIDDAIRGNVITEEDLPGKCREFLGFTVSDRIDRMVRGVISETQKDPELQVHFGEELEEHIVQLRDFIYEAVYDSNVVHGDFLKCSRIITDLYRHFLKNPDAFLKETERNDFYDEPAICVCDLIAGMTDRYAFNLFEKIFLPLPWNIPL comes from the coding sequence CTGAATGCGACATACGGCCCGCATTCCAGCACGACAGGGACAGGATAACCCACAGCAAATCGTTCCGGAGACTGAAACACAAGACACAGGTTTTTCTCTCCCCTGCCGGCGACCATTACAGGACAAGACTCACCCACACCCTCGAGGTTGCCCAGATAGGACGAACCATTGCAAAAGCGCTCGACCTGAATGAAGACCTCGTTGAGGCAATCTCCCTCGGACACGATCTCGGCCATACACCATTCGGCCACGCAGGGGAAGAGGTCCTCAACGGCATTCACGAGGGAGGGTTTCGCCATTATGAGCAGAGCCTCAGGGTTGCGGACATCCTGGAGAGGGATGGTAAAGGGCTCAACCTTACCCATGAAGTGAGGGACGGCATCGTACGCCATTCAAAGGGCAAGGGGGAGATCGTTATCAGGGATGAGGCAGAAAAGCCTCTTACAAGGGAGGCTGAGGTGGTGAGGGTTGCCGACGTTATCGCCTACCTGAATCACGATATAGATGACGCGATCAGGGGGAACGTCATCACAGAAGAGGACCTGCCCGGGAAGTGCAGGGAATTCCTTGGTTTCACCGTCTCGGACAGGATCGACCGTATGGTACGGGGGGTTATATCGGAGACGCAGAAAGACCCTGAATTACAGGTACATTTTGGAGAGGAGCTCGAAGAACACATCGTGCAACTAAGGGATTTTATTTATGAAGCGGTATATGACAGCAATGTCGTCCATGGGGACTTCCTGAAATGCTCCAGGATCATCACCGACCTTTACCGGCATTTCCTGAAGAATCCTGATGCCTTCCTGAAAGAGACCGAAAGGAACGATTTTTATGACGAACCGGCAATATGCGTGTGTGATCTTATCGCGGGTATGACAGATCGCTATGCCTTTAATCTTTTTGAGAAGATCTTCCTTCCCTTGCCATGGAATATACCACTTTGA